The DNA window aacttttgactggtactgtatatcGCTCCTTAAATTTAGTTGAGGCGATGACCTCTCTGCCAAAATTATCAGCTTAATCTGGGTTTATCAAGAGATCAGTTGTTGAAAGAAATGCACTTTGGAATTATTCTTATTGTCAGTAATAatctttgaaaaagaaaagtcagtttattcattcattcactgcaGGACAGATACTGTAGGCAGTAGAGTGGCCTCTTCAGGGCGAAAGGCTGAAATGAATACGCTCATGTGATCCTACTTCTGTGCCATGTTAAAGTTAATAAGAGACTATGGCTGATCGGAAGGATAGACCCACACCCCTATAAACAAATGCATGCTTCCTTATTGCCGATGCAAATAATGAGGAAAACATGGAAGGATTTAATACACAAGATCTCTTTAGCATATGTGCTTAACATATTTGAAGGTTACGTGTTCTGCATATTAGTGACTGAAGAATGTTCCCTATGGCCATGAAGTGTCCCCTGAAAACgaatttgtcatttattttaaaaacaacatcaCCATAATACATCTTCTCAAGTCAGACAGAGTTTTTGCTGTTTAGAGGCTCAGAGATTTAGGTTTCATTATTCAACTGGCCTTTATTCAGTCTGGTCCAAGCTCATTCAGCTTGtgtgcatttttacattacattacattattggcatttggcagacgctcttatccagagcgacgtacagttgattagactaagcaggagacaatccttccctggaacaacgcagggttaagggccttgctcaagggcccaacggctgtgcagatcttattgtggctacaccggggatcgaaccacagaccttgcgggtcccagtcatttaccttaaccactgcgctacaggccgcatttGTGTGTAGAATTTCATGCTAAAATTCtgcaaacaaaattatttctgTTCAGACAGTGGTAataactttccttttttttaatatatgttTCTAcaggtctgagtgtgtctgtgtgtgtgtgtgtgtgtgtgtgtgagagagagagagagagagagagagagagagagagagagagagagagagagatttacagagtgactgtgtgaaacagaaaacagggcAGTTAAAGAAAGTCCGGGTAAAGTTATATCAGAAGATCATTGGCCGTAACTCCTATAGCTTGGAGAGGCCCAGCCGGGTCCCGTTGTTGGGTCGACCAttttcctgttcctggaggagtGCCCATCTAGGTCAGGAAGCAAGGACACCATGGGCAGAGCACAAAGAGAATGAACTAAGAGCAGAACAGGAGATAACAGGTGTGAGCATGGGTCGCAGTTCATCTGCTAAACCATTGTGCAAGAGATCATTTGTCTGCAGAGTGATCACCCACCTTTAACcttaataacacacacacatgcacacacattcacacacacagtcctgcagaaatgcattgcatatatatatatatatatatatatatatatatatatatgcaatgtatagttgttattttttttcattacattgcCTGAACAGAAATAGTTTTGTTTGCAGAAGTGAATTCTACAAAATATGAAACGACATGtcaaaatggaaatgtttcatATTCGTAGTAATGTAGTCATCTTGCAAAAACTGTAGACTTTTTGACTTATTAGTCACTTTTTTGGATATGAGTTATATTTTTCGGTCCCTACCTGGTCAGAAGCTGATGCAGGCAGCCTGCAAGTCAACCATTGGACAGCGTGATAACTGACAAATGAGCTATGAATAACCCGCCAACTGAAACCCTTCCTCCCAAAGCTACAGACAAATAGAGGTTTCTGTGCTAGGGCCATGCAGAGacctttacatttcattacattattggcatttggcagacgctcttatccagagcgacgtacagttcatgagactaagcaggagacaacctagcaatgcagggttaagggccttgctcaagggcccaacggctgtgcggatcttattgtggctacactgggattcgaaccaccaaccttgcctgtcccagtcatttacctgaaccactacactacagcccgcCACTAGAGGAGCAGGTGCTAAAAGTGAGGCCTAGAAAAACCtagaaaaactgttttaagACACCCAGTTATTGTGCAAAATATAATGAatgcatgaaaatgaatgacggcaacaataataatactaattcatatttttttaccaAATATGCCcttggggcaggggcaggggcaggtgtTCGGGCACCAagagcccccctccccaaaaactaCCACCAGTGCCTGCTGTATCCACAGTCAGAAATGCATCTTAACCACATGTGCCACCTGGCAATCCgacaccattttttttttttaaagaacaaaagtttcattttttgtCCAGAATGCAGACCACCTTCCTGAAACACATTGAGTTATCGGGCAAGCAGCAGATATGTGGGACAGAGTTTATGGTCATCGTAAACATTATTTGACTGCACACCTGCTGATGTAATCACGGTTAAATACCTTACTTGAGGGTTACATAGCCGTGTCCCATATGAAGCTTGAACCTGCGGTCTTTTGGTTATAGGCCCAAAGCCTCGAATGCAATGCTACTGTACAGCTGTGGCCCATTTACTGAAGCTGTTAAACCTGTGAGTCTGGGCCAGGTGGCAATGTGTTTGGCATTGTGTATACTTACAatgatacagtatatttattttaatggtaGTTTTATTGCCAGTGGTGATATAATTTGGCTAAACATTATTGCATATTCATTACCTAAAATACATTCAGTATGTGCCAATGTGTCTCTTGAGTATTGGGTCAAAGAAATATAgcgaaaaatgtttaattgttCATCTAATTAGCAGAGATTGGAGTAAATACCAACCTTGaacattgaatttaatttgaccCCCTCCTCTGATTTATATTGTCCCGTATTTTACTGAGGAAATTACAGTTGAGTGGCTGGCCCAACTGGGGATACTAATCTGCAGGCTCTTTGTTACCTAAATTCTTAACTGAAATGGCACACGTTTGGATATTCAAACGCCCTCATTGTCATTCCTGGGCCTTTCCACATGGGGCCAGAAGCACGCGGCTCTGCCTTTTATGGCTTCCTCTGCTGAAATGTGAAACTAAACGTGAAACTAAACGTCTCTTTTCATCTTCGGATCGCCAGCCCTCCTGTGCCCGTGCGGCGCTGTTCTGATATTTCGGCCCTGAAGAAACATCCAGGCAGCAACGTCTCAAAGGCAACGGATACATTTTATTAAGAGTGGGAAGAAACCCATGACTCAGACTCCGTCCCAACAGAGAGACGCCGTGAGCATAGGAGAAcactcaggacacacacacatttacacacacacacacacacacacacacacacacacacgtacacacacacacgcacatctacacacacacacacacaaatacacacatctacacatacacacacacacacacacacacatctacacacacacacacacacacacaaatacacacatttacacacactcacacacacacatacacacacacacgcacatctacacacacacacacacacaaatacacacatctacacatacacacacacacacaaatacacacatttacacacacacacacacacacacacacacacatacacacacacacgcacatctacacacacacacacacacaaatacacacaaaaaatactCTCACAGATACACTCTTCGATGCATACACGAACACTCCACGCATATACTCACAcccatgtactgtacagtgcactcacaggcacacactcagataTGCAAACAAAGACGTactcaaatatacacacacatacagacatgcctgcttgcacacacattcaaatatacacacacatagacattcctgcttgcacacacacactcaaatatacacacacatacagatacacacaaaatCTCATGAAGAAGTACTGCGGTTTCTAAATGAAGGCACATTAACCAATTCATGGTTACAGTAAGGCAAATTCACAGCACTAGGAACACTTGAAATGCACTACACTGCTCCCCTCAAACAAGGAATCCCTGCTCTGCTCTTATTGGTGGAGAGGATGAACCAATGGGAATCAGACAGGTATACACTCCATTAGCCTGCTCACCTTTCCTTTTGCTATTGTGGTGGTGAGTGACAGATACCTCTTCGTACCCAACTGTGTGGAGATAATAGAGCACCCTGGCTCAGTgtgcctttgttttttttatttccttttatgAATTGATGTTCATAAACCCACTTCGGCCCTCGTTTAATCAAGGGATTATTTCGCTGTCGCAAGAGGTGCATCTGTGTCGACAAGACCGCTTTAATCTGGAAAAACAGCTAATTTCTCATTTTGCACATATTTCTGTTggcagggagggtggaaaacaaacataaatcttCCTTTTTTGACATGGATACTCAACAGCAATATGGGCTTCTTAAAAACAATCAAATGTCCTCAGTcatatttgtgtctgtgaaataCAGGACATTGTACATTTgccttctgtttgtttgtgaagcCAGCAGACCTACCCATGTGTTTCGACAAAAATACATCAACTGACAACAGCCAATCAAGAGCCGGTACCTTGAAGTGATACTCCATCAGCTCCATGATAGGCGGAGCTACTGAGCACTGATACAGTCATTGAAACATATTAATCACTTAAAATTCTTGCTTGTCTATAGCAGAACACTGTGATTGGTTAAAATCACCTTACATTGTTGTTTCTACTTGGACATCATAACTGGAACCTCTACATCAAATACTTGTAATACTGGAAAACATCTGAAAAAGTTGGGTAAAACACTGTGCTTGTCTTGTATACAAAACATTAATATCTACTGCATGTGGTCAAATGTAAAATGGAGACGCTTTGCATGATCAAAGAATAACTGCAACAGGCTCAGTTCCCAATGTCTTGTTTAAGACGCATACCCCCTTTCTCCTGTtctatgaattatgaattttaGGATGCAATCCATTTTTTCCCTGAGACATCTATCCATCTCTGTGTCCATGTGATCTTTTGCCAGCTGAACAAACCAGGTAGGTCCCAGAACAGCGCTTGCGCCTTTTCATAGGTAAACGAGTAGGCTTACAGCTATGTAActgtcaaataaaatgatattttcCCCTTTTCTGCAGAATGTTCCAGAGGGCGCAGTTTAGGTGAGGGCATACTCAAAGGTTCCCTTCTCCAGCCCCTCCACCCCGTCGGCCCAGGTAGATGAGGGCATGCTGCTGTAGGGGTCCAGAAGGATCCGGAAGCACCTGATGATGAGCAGCCCCAGGAATATGAGCAGCATCCCCACGAAGGCGAAGGCCGTCTTCTGCtccagggagagggagtgggccATCAGCTCGTTCCCGTTCATGGCGGCCAGAGAGTGGTTGAAGTGGATGCTACACATGATGAGCAGCGCGCCTCATCTCTCCCAGGGGGAACGGTCAGTGTTTGGGCAGGGCCACGGTCAGGGTTCGGGCGGGGCCGCGGCCAGCCTGGTCGATTAAAGAGAGAAACGAAAGGGTGGTCCAGTGCTGCTGATGTGGGAGTGAGCTTTCACAAGCCCTGTAATTGGTGGAGCTACTGTCCCTGATTAATCCGCTGACTGCTATGCACCAATCAAAGGATCTGCACAGCAAGTCAAAGTTATTGGTTCAGATCTGTGAATTGCTAATAACGGTGGCTAATAATGGTGGCTCCGTTCATTCTGGGGTTCATGAAGCCTCACTCTCACACTTGGACACAATGCTGGTGATGGACATTtcaaacaacaataataataataaaaataataataataaccctgctgataaaaacagctcaagctaggtaaaccagttcagaccggccCCATACTCAaaatgatttgaccagctcaagctatggcTGGGTCACTTCAAGCTGGTAAAGATGGATTTTACACaagggaataataataataataatcatcataatcatcataatcatctaTTGTGCTTCTAGTTAGTGCCAGACATCGTTTACATTTAAATGGCCTACTATgccgtttttaaaaaaattataaaacacAATTCTTAAATTATGGCTGCATATAATTTTGATCTGCAAAACTGATGGGTCTGCGTTGGACCAAACACGGCCTGGGGACCTTTCACAGACGTGACTGACAGTGGAGTCTATTTTTCAGTCGTAATGGGATTCTTTATTCCACTGACATATGTAATGGCACTCTCCAGTTGGAATCGGTTTTTAGAATATCAAGACCAGTATATTAAAAAGCACATGACAAACCAACCAAAATGCAAACCGTGCTGGTTTAATTTCcgtttttatttagtgtgtgCTGTAGCCTATAACTTAACCCTAAATTGCCCTTAGCTTATTTGCACAATACTGCCCTttttaaatagcaaaacacaatAACATCACCAGCCAATGCAAGTTTAGAAAAGGCCCCAAAAATTAACATTCCTGACAAACAATGCATTATAATGACAGGAAATATGAAcagagaaatcttacctgttgcTCGCAGCAGCAGCCGGTGGTAGCTATATTTTCGTCAACAAGGCTGTGGCACAGCAACAAGCAGTGAACGAGCGCGACAATTCCTCATGAATAAAATGTCTTCACATAAAATCATACGTTTATGAGGAATTTAGAATTTATTTTCACCATAAACCACGCCGGACGAACCAGGGCACAGCCCGGTTGCAGGCAGCAAGCGCTGAGCTATGGAGCAGGTGCCAGCAGACTGAGACGGATGCTGCGTTTATATGATGTTTATGATGATCTCGTCTCGTTGCGAGGGTTGGAACGGAGTGCAGCTCACCTTCATTTTGGCCTCATTTCCACAAACCTGTTGCTCGCGATCCTGCACGAGCGCTCCCCTTTCTCCGCTCGCCGAAACGCAGTCGGCACAGCGCTGATCCACCCATGGCCACTCTCAATTAGCTGCAGAAGAATAGCCCCCCTCTCCGTTTGTGGTAGTGCGTGGACTTCCAAAGAGCTCCCCTTCAGTGATAACAATTTTTTAACGAGCTCGCCCAACTCACCGGTTGCTTCGGGACCAGAAATCTTTTTACGAGATGCGCGGCTTCTCGCTTGTTGCCGCTCTCATTATCATTCAGCCTCTACGCACATCCCTCCAAAAAACACGCGCTGTCCGCACGACTGACACTTGCTCGCCTCACCCGGTCCATCCCTTCTCAGTCACCGGCTTCAGTTGCACACTGCAAGCGGAGTCATGGCTGCAGCATGCAATGAGTCTCCGCAGACCGACCACTCGTCTTTATTTCGTTATTTCCAAAACATCTGTTAGGATGTCgagtgaatgtatttattttagttgcCAAACGGCTGGCCCTGgtcttgatttttatttatttatttatttatttattggcgAGATAGAGACTACACACTACATTTGTGCACAGCAATATACAGCCATCAATTCCTTTGGTCAGGTTTGAACTTGAATACAGGCAGTTTTTTGTATCCTTTATTCGCATGTCTCATAAACAAACATTTGCtcattgtattttaaaaaggtGCGTAATTGTTAGAAAGTGGGTTTGAATTCCAAGGTGCTGTTGTAGTTTAGATTCCCAGCTGGGGAACATTGTACAAATGTAACACATTGTATCATTGAGCAAGGTTCTTAACCTGCATTAATTCAGTAATCTagcagtaaaatgtaatgtatgtaatattAAACTGCGCAGG is part of the Conger conger chromosome 15, fConCon1.1, whole genome shotgun sequence genome and encodes:
- the LOC133111943 gene encoding cortexin-2; translated protein: MCSIHFNHSLAAMNGNELMAHSLSLEQKTAFAFVGMLLIFLGLLIIRCFRILLDPYSSMPSSTWADGVEGLEKGTFEYALT